A portion of the Ricinus communis isolate WT05 ecotype wild-type chromosome 10, ASM1957865v1, whole genome shotgun sequence genome contains these proteins:
- the LOC8264759 gene encoding receptor-like protein 7 → MSVVILVQILFLLLHYPVDCSSSVICHPNESSALLQFKDTLTSHTNSYAYCGDKLPAIDTWVKDTDCCLWDGITCDGLTGDVIGLDLSCRPLGGKIAPNTTLLLLSHLQRLNLAYTYFDDSSIPSSGFSLWTNLTYLNLSTCGLSGQTPSDLHRLSKLVSLDLSGNDLEFDFNTNGLENILANLTELIDLDLSEVNMSLISSEAFLNLSSSLRTLRFSDCSLRGNFDGDFARFKSLELFDLSYNNDFVLNMTTANWPSSLRSLNLYATGSSGELLEHSIGNLKSMEYLDLSFNNLFGLIPTSLGNLESLEYLYLRNNNLSGSVPHTLGNLKQLKFLDLSSNHFSGQIPDIYADLRKLEFLYLFGNDFSGQLPPSMFKLTELYSLDISFNNLNGTIPSWLFALPSLNGLDLQNNNLNGPIKHFQNPHHSSLKYVRLSDNMIDGPIPISIFELTNLTELDLSSNKLSGIIEWSMLQKLKNLENLNLSNNSQLSLTSNTDISFNLTNLWKMTLSSCNITEFPYFLSTQQALTALDLSNNRIHGQFSKQKSEGWKSLQFLNLSGNFLTGLDQHPWQNIDTLDLNFNWLQGQLSVPPPSIRQFMVSNNRLSGEIPSFICNLGSIQVLDLSNNGFSGLIPKCLGIMMNWLVILDLRNNNFSGKIPEVFGNSGSLVYLNLHGNNFEGPLPPSLGNCSGLRILDFGNNNIRDTFPHWLEALPNLEILILRSNSFHGEVGDPSVDHPFPSLQILDLSHNHFTGFVPIKLMQNLKSVVYVDKDANLPEYVGDKLFVGRYQYFLVDAPLISLIIKGWGVELRKILTILTVVDCSSNEFRGEIPEEIGMLKSLVVLNFSHNSLTGRIPLSFANLTNMESLDLSSNKLVGEIPSQLTLLSFLAVLNLTFNQLKGQIPQGKQFNTFANDSYVGNLGLCGFPLSQKCSSGEPPQLSPSPIPHEEEDSQGWFDWKFALMGYGCGMVFGLSMGYIVLATRKPQWIVRIIEERQHRRVRRPYPRRTTRRRNH, encoded by the coding sequence ATGAGTGTCGTAATTCTTGTCCAAATCCTCTTCTTGTTATTGCATTACCCAGTTGATTGTTCTTCGTCAGTAATTTGCCATCCAAATGAGAGCTCTGCCTTACTTCAGTTCAAAGATACACTGACTAGCCATACAAATTCATATGCGTATTGTGGGGACAAACTCCCTGCCATAGACACATGGGTGAAGGATACAGATTGCTGCTTATGGGATGGCATCACCTGTGATGGGTTGACAGGTGATGTGATCGGCCTGGATCTCAGTTGTCGTCCGCTTGGTGGCAAAATCGCTCCGAATACCACCCTGCTCCtcctttctcatcttcaacgGCTCAACCTCGCTTATACATATTTCGATGACTCCTCAATCCCATCATCTGGGTTTAGTTTGTGGACGAATTTGACTTACCTTAATCTTTCTACATGTGGATTATCAGGTCAAACTCCATCTGACTTGCATCGCCTGTCCAAGTTGGTTTCGCTTGATCTTTCAGGCAATGATTTGGAGTTTGACTTCAACACCAATGGTCTTGAAAATATCTTGGCAAACTTGACAGAACTTATTGATTTAGACCTAAGTGAGGTGAATATGTCTTTGATTTCATCTGAAGCTTTTTTGAACCTTTCTTCTTCGTTGAGAACTCTTCGTTTCTCTGATTGTTCTTTGCGAGGAAATTTCGATGGTGATTTTGCTCGCTTTAAATCCCTTGAGCTGTTTGACTTGTCATACAACAATGATTTCGTGCTTAATATGACTACGGCTAACTGGCCTAGTTCATTAAGGTCGTTAAATCTCTATGCTACAGGTTCATCAGGAGAGCTGCTTGAACATTCAATAGGCAATCTCAAGTCAATGGAGTATTTGGACCTGtcattcaataatttatttggtCTAATTCCAACATCCCTTGGCAATCTCGAGTCCTTGGAGTATCTGTATCTTAGGAACAATAACCTTTCTGGCTCAGTTCCACATACACTTGGCAATCTAAAGCAACTCAAATTCTTGGATTTAAGTTCTAACCATTTTTCAGGTCAGATTCCTGATATTTATGCTGATCTTAGAAAATTAGAGTTCTTATATCTTTTTGGTAATGATTTCAGTGGACAGTTACCACCTTCAATGTTCAAACTCACTGAGCTTTATTCTTTAGACATTTCCTTCAACAATCTCAATGGCACCATACCCTCTTGGTTGTTTGCTCTCCCATCTTTGAATGGTTTAGACCTTCAAAATAACAATCTCAATGGACCCATTAAACATTTTCAAAACCCTCATCATTCTTCATTGAAATATGTTCGTTTGAGTGATAATATGATAGATGGTCCAATTCCAATTTCCATTTTTGAACTCACGAACCTTACTGAACTTGATCTTTCTTCCAATAAGCTAAGTGGTATTATCGAGTGGAGCATGCTTCAAAAGCtcaaaaatcttgaaaatctcAACCTTTCAAACAACAGCCAATTATCACTGACAAGTAATACCGATATCAGTTTTAACTTGACCAACCTTTGGAAAATGACTCTTTCTTCATGCAATATAACAGAATTTCCATATTTCTTAAGTACTCAACAGGCGTTGACTGCATTAGATCTTTCTAATAACAGAATTCATGGCCagttttcaaaacaaaaatcagaAGGATGGAAAAGTCTGCAGTTTCTCAATCTTTCTGGCAATTTTTTAACTGGTTTAGATCAACATCCATGGCAAAATATTGACACTCTTGATCTAAATTTCAACTGGCTACAAGGACAACTATCGGTACCACCCCCTTCCATAAGGCAGTTCATGGTTTCAAACAACAGATTAAGTGGAGAAATCCCTTCCTTCATCTGTAATTTGGGTTCTATTCAAGTCCTTGATTTGTCTAATAATGGCTTCAGTGGGTTGATACCAAAATGTTTAGGCATTATGATGAATTGGCTCGTCATTTTGGATCTTCGAAATAACAACTTCTCTGGTAAAATTCCTGAAGTATTTGGAAATAGTGGCAGCTTGGTGTATCTTAACCTTCACGGGAACAATTTTGAAGGTCCATTACCACCATCTTTAGGTAACTGCAGTGGGCTACGTATATTAGATTTTGGGAATAACAATATAAGGGATACATTCCCCCATTGGCTGGAAGCTCTGCCAAACTTGGAAATTCTTATCTTAAGGTCAAATAGCTTCCATGGTGAAGTAGGAGATCCCAGTGTAGACCATCCTTTCCCCAGTTTACAGATTCTTGATCTCTCTCATAATCACTTCACTGGTTTCGTACCTATAAAACTTATGCAAAATCTAAAATCTGTAGTTTATGTGGATAAAGATGCAAATCTACCTGAATATGTTGGAGATAAGTTGTTTGTTGGGCGTTATCAATACTTTTTGGTGGATGCTCCACTTATAAGTCTGATAATTAAAGGATGGGGAGTTGAACTGCGAAAAATCCTTACTATTTTGACAGTTGTTGATTGTTCAAGCAATGAATTTCGAGGAGAAATTCCCGAAGAAATTGGCATGTTAAAGTCTCTTGTGGTGCTCAATTTTTCTCATAATAGTCTAACAGGTCGTATCCCTTTGTCATTTGCAAATTTGACAAATATGGAATCACTAGATCTTTCCTCAAATAAGCTTGTCGGAGAAATCCCTTCCCAGTTAACACTTCTCTCATTTCTTGCTGTGCTTAATCTTACATTTAACCAGCTCAAGGGACAGATACCTCAGGGCAAGCAATTCAATACATTCGCAAATGATTCATATGTGGGGAACTTGGGCTTGTGTGGATTTCCATTGTCGCAGAAATGCAGCAGTGGGGAGCCACCCCAGTTATCTCCTTCACCAATACCtcatgaagaagaagattctCAAGGCTGGTTTGATTGGAAATTTGCATTAATGGGATATGGATGTGGGATGGTGTTTGGACTATCCATGGGCTATATTGTCTTAGCAACAAGGAAACCACAATGGATTGTGCGGATAATTGAGGAAAGACAACATAGAAGAGTAAGACGACCATATCCAAGACGGACAACGAGAAGAAGAAATCACTAA